AAATTAAGTAAAGATAGATGAAAGCTTATAACTTTCTATCTAAGCTAGATTAGATATTTGATTGTATAACCTTGTGAAGAGTTCAATCGATCTAACACGATTATAAAAAGTCGTTAGAGAAATAGTAGAACATTTCTCTTTTATTTTTTTATTTATTTTTATCACTGTACTTGATCCCTATGAAAAGCATTTTAGGCTTTAAAATTTTAGACTCATGGCAATCCATTTTTTCAACTTATTTATTTATTGTCTTACAACATATATTATCTTCTAAGTTTGGGATAACTAATAAAGAATTAATTGCAGGTGGCTTATTTAATATTATTATTAATTTATCCATATTAATTTTGATTTTCAATTCTTTCTACCAAAAAGAAAAGCGTTTTATATATCTATGGCTAACAGCTATGATACCATTATTAATTATTCTACCTATCTCTATACATATAATATTTTCCGAAATAAAGCACGTGATTTCATTGATTATTTAAAGAAAAGCTATTTAAATTCAATATAAAAGTCAACTAAACAAGATATCGGAAAATATTACATGGATTAAAAATTGATATAAGATTCTGACTCTAACGGATTAGACTATAATTATCGATTAAAATTTTTTCACAAATTAATTTTATGGGATATGAAACTTACTTTTATTTACTTTTGACATCTATCCTAGGGTTATCTATAGGTAGTTTTTTAAATGTAGTAATTAGTAGAATCCCAAATAAAAAATCTATAGCTTTTCCAAGAAGTCATTGTCCTTCTTGCAAGAAAAATTTGATGGTTTTTGATTTAATTCCTGTTATAAGTTGGCTTATATTAAAAGGAAAATGTAGATATTGTGGGCAGCCCATAAGCTATAGATACTCGATTGTTGAAACCTTAACTTCAATCTTTTTCTTGATTATTGCAGTAGATTCTAATTACATAAATAATAATAATAATTCAATATTAATTACAATAATCTCAGGCTGGGTTTTAATTTCTTATCTTTTATCTCTTACCTTTATCGATATTGAGCATATGATACTTCCCAACGTTTTAACAATTACTGGTTCTTTTTTAGGAATTATTTTTACCTCCGCTATTCATAAAAATTCATTATTAATTATTGAGAATATAAAAGCTTATTTAGTTGGTCTAATTTGTTTCTCTTTGTTAGCATATTTCATCAAAATCATTATTGGAAAGCCTGCGCTAGGAATGGGGGATGTGAAATTATTCGCAATGAGTGGAGCATGGCTAGGCTTTTCTGGATTAGAGATTAGTATCGTATTGTCCTTCCTTTTGGCAGGAACATTTTCATTAATTGGCCTAATTTTTAAATCAATAAAAAGAGGTCAATATATTCCTTTTGGCCCTTTTATATGTCTCTCAATCTTTTTAGTATGGCTATTGGGGGATCCATTCTGGTACCACTATCTAAATAATATTTTCTGGTGGAGAATAATATGATTTTCTAATATTATCTTTGTCTGTTGTTAATAGACTTTTAGTTGTGTTAAATTAGTAAGGTAAAAAAGATTAATCTTTCATAAATTGTTCCATAACAAAAATTACAAAGGATTTTGTTTGAGTTTGAGTCTTATTGCAATCACTGGATGCAGCATTAAGTCAAATAAAACTTCAGAGATAATTAAAGCTCCAACTTTTCCAAAAGACTTTTCGGATATTCCTTCAATGATTGAAGAGTCAGGTCTAAAAGAGCTTAAAAGCTCTAATACGTTTATAAAATCTATTCCTACTGGAAGGAACGATCCATTTCTTCCTCCTAGTCGCCAGTCTGTAAAACCTAGAATTCCAAAATCATTTAAGTTTCTTGGCTTCATCTCTACAGGAAAAAGTATAAGTGCTTTTGTATCATTTAATAATGAATCGGGAACAATTAAAAAAGGAGATATTGGAGGAAAAACAACTAAATTGCTACCTAATGGCTGGTTAGTTAGTGACTTAAATAAGAGTAGTCAATTATTAAAGCTTAGTTTTAAAAACTCAGAATCAATATTAAAACTAATGCCAGAAAGGAACTACGATATAAAAATCATAAGATAATAAATTTTTACTTGTCTAAATCTATAGAAATAGTTAATGTAGTTTTTATATCCTTATAGAAAGATTTAATTCATGCTTACTTTTCAATCATTTCTTTCAAGCCCAAAAATAAGAAAGACTCTTAGCCTTAAGCCTGGAGACGAAGGTTTTTCATTGATTGAGCTTGTTGTTGTTGTTGCCGTTTTGGCGGTTTTATCAGCTATTGCAATACCAAGCTTTACTTCAATGACTACTAAAGCTCGTAATGCGGCAGCAAAATCTACAATTGCAACAATAGCCAAAGAATGTGCGGTGAGATATGCGAATGCCGAGGAAGACCCTACATTTGCAGCAGTTACATTAAATGGTTACGACAGCGTCTTGTGGGGTACTTCAGATACTGATTGTTCAGAGGAAGAGGACCTTGTGGCGGAATCGTCAGACGAGTCAAAATATGCAACTTATACTTGGACCCCTGGGGTTGACGGTGGAAAGACTTGCGACATGACGGACGGGCTCGATGATGAAGTTTATGAATTAGCTGGTTGCATTGACGGTGTTTGGTAAATAAAAGCTAGCACTAAAATTTTCTTTAAGATTTTGAAAAACCATCGTAAGGAAAGCCTCGTTCTCATGAATTATGAGGGAGGCTATACTTTGGTTGAACTCTCAGTAGTTGTAGCAGTTTTAGGAATCCTGGGTGGTTTAACAATATCAAATGTTAATAAGTGGATGAAACATTCTCATATCGATGAAGCGATAACAGTATTAAACAATTCACTAGTTGATTGTCTCCAAGAATCTAGAACTGGGAAAGACCCTAATACTATTAGTCCATCTGATAACGTTATAGACAATCAACGTTTAGAGCCTATTAATTATGAAATAAAAGAGTCTAATAATACCTGCGCAAATTTTTTAATAACACCAAAGAATAGTGAAGATAAAGTTAGATTTGAAATGGGATATCAAATAACTATAGATGGAAATGCAACTAAAATCGCAACCTTACCAGATACACAATCAGCTCAATCAAGATGTTATCGATGGGGAGGTAAAAACTGCGGTGCAACTGAAGAACAATTACAAGCACTTGCTGATGCTGCTCAATTAGCAGAGGACAGAAAAAATTGCAAAGATGAATTTAATACCTGGCTTAGGGATACACCTCCAAATGGAGGAAGTGGTTTAAGTCCTTTTAATCGTTGGGACATAAATACAGATCCACCAAGTTGCTCAAAAGAAACATATGCTTTTGAAGGTGAAATTGTTTCTAATCAGAAAGCCGTAGATGAAGCTCAAGAAAGAAAGCTTGGGAAAATATGTAACAATAAAATAATGAGTCAAAAGGAATTAAAAACTACTGGGATCAAAAATTTTGAGGAATGTGGAACTCAAACTTTCTATTTTTGTGAGGGTTCACAAAAGCAATCTGAAGAAGGAATGAATGTATGTCTTGCTGAAAAAGATCTTCTTGCCAAAAGAAACGAAGAACTAGTTTGTGAAAAAAATCGAGAAGAGGCAAGATTAGGAGGTTATATTGGTTACTACCCTCCCGTTGAGGGACCAGACAGTTGTGGTAATGAATATTGGATGTGCGACACAATTCAATTTTCTGAGGAAAGTGCCTTTAACAAATCGCCTTGTGCTGATGTAAAAGAGTCGACATGTGGGAAAACAAAAACCCCTGAAGAGTGTTTAAGCGAGTGTAATCCAGGTCACAAAAGTTTTATTAAAATGTTTTGTGGATATGGCTTCGAAGGCATGAAACCAATGCACAAAGTTTGTAGGGATTTTAATTCATGCATGTGCAGGGAAGACTAATGAAAAATACTTATAATAAAACTCAAATAAGATCACTAATTGATGATTTTTTTTCTCTTCAATGGTGCAGAGAAAATGTAGTAATACCATTAAAAACTGAGCCTAGTTTACCCCCTGAAAATAAAAAAATAACCATTGCAGTAGCAAATTTTTCTTATTTAGGTACCATTGGCAATTGGATTAAAGAAAGAGTTAAAGGAAGAGGATATAGTTGCATTTTTATTGAACTATCTCAGGCTGAAATTGAAAAGCTTTTAGATGAAGCATCTGCAGAAAGAAAAGTTAATATTGAAGGTATTGAGGATTATGAATTCTCTGATGATGAAATAATTTCATCACTACTTGATGCATCTGAGGAGCAGGCAGGAAGTAATTTAGTTGGTTTTGATTTTGATGATAGTGAAGAAGAAAGCTTTATTGAAGAAGAATTAGACTTATCTATTGAAATGCTTGGAAATAAAATTCAAAAAGCAGCTGCGACCTTATTAATAACCTCTTGTCAAAGGAATGCATCTGATATTCATATTGAACCACATGACAAACAAATAAAAATTCGATTAAGGAGAGATGGAGTTTTGGAAAATTTTGTAATTATGCCCAAAAATGCAGGACGTAAATTAACAGCTTGCCTAAAAAATATGGCAAAGATGGATATTGCAGAAAAAAGAGCTTCTCAGGATGGAAAAATAAGAAGAACTTTCGAAGGGAGCTCTTTAGAATTTAGATGTTCGACAGCCCCAGGGAAATTTGGAGAAAAAATGGTTTTGAGATATCTAAATACTGATAATGGAATCCTAGATTTAGACGCCTTAATGCAGAATCAAGAAGTTAGAAATAAATTTAGAAATATCATTAATCAAGCGAATGGTATTGTTATAGTTTCTGGTCCAACTGGTTCTGGTAAATCAACAACTTTAGCTGCTGCTTTAAGAGAAAAAGATAATGGAGAATTAAATATAGTTACTGCTGAAGACCCAATTGAATATGACCTTGGAGGAGATATTCAACAATTCCCTGTCATGAGGGCTAAAGGTCAAACTTTCGCAAATCTTTTGAGGACATTTCTTCGTCAAGACCCAGATGTCATATTAATCGGAGAGACAAGAGATCCTGAAACAGCAGTATCTTCTATGGATGCAGCTGAAACGGGTCACTTAGTTTTCACAACATTACATGCTAATAGTGCGTCAACTTCTCTTACGAGGTTATTAGATATGGATGTTCCCCCATATAAACTTACAGCGTCTTTAAGAGGAATTCTTGCTCAAAGACTTTTAAGAAAAGTTTGCCCTGGGTGTAGTGTTGAGAGGCCGCTTAATGAAGTTGAAGCACAATTTACAGGCTTACCAAAAGGATTAGCTATTAGAGAAGCTACAGCTTTAACAGGAGAGCAG
The sequence above is drawn from the Prochlorococcus marinus XMU1408 genome and encodes:
- a CDS encoding prepilin peptidase — protein: MGYETYFYLLLTSILGLSIGSFLNVVISRIPNKKSIAFPRSHCPSCKKNLMVFDLIPVISWLILKGKCRYCGQPISYRYSIVETLTSIFFLIIAVDSNYINNNNNSILITIISGWVLISYLLSLTFIDIEHMILPNVLTITGSFLGIIFTSAIHKNSLLIIENIKAYLVGLICFSLLAYFIKIIIGKPALGMGDVKLFAMSGAWLGFSGLEISIVLSFLLAGTFSLIGLIFKSIKRGQYIPFGPFICLSIFLVWLLGDPFWYHYLNNIFWWRII
- a CDS encoding GspE/PulE family protein, whose translation is MKNTYNKTQIRSLIDDFFSLQWCRENVVIPLKTEPSLPPENKKITIAVANFSYLGTIGNWIKERVKGRGYSCIFIELSQAEIEKLLDEASAERKVNIEGIEDYEFSDDEIISSLLDASEEQAGSNLVGFDFDDSEEESFIEEELDLSIEMLGNKIQKAAATLLITSCQRNASDIHIEPHDKQIKIRLRRDGVLENFVIMPKNAGRKLTACLKNMAKMDIAEKRASQDGKIRRTFEGSSLEFRCSTAPGKFGEKMVLRYLNTDNGILDLDALMQNQEVRNKFRNIINQANGIVIVSGPTGSGKSTTLAAALREKDNGELNIVTAEDPIEYDLGGDIQQFPVMRAKGQTFANLLRTFLRQDPDVILIGETRDPETAVSSMDAAETGHLVFTTLHANSASTSLTRLLDMDVPPYKLTASLRGILAQRLLRKVCPGCSVERPLNEVEAQFTGLPKGLAIREATALTGEQKEKRKREGILCSRCNGTGYKGRIGTYELLKITRPISNAIKKQLSTQEIEEIAISEGMLSLKQYAANLIKQQLTTVSELKKICNEDSL
- a CDS encoding prepilin-type N-terminal cleavage/methylation domain-containing protein, which encodes MLTFQSFLSSPKIRKTLSLKPGDEGFSLIELVVVVAVLAVLSAIAIPSFTSMTTKARNAAAKSTIATIAKECAVRYANAEEDPTFAAVTLNGYDSVLWGTSDTDCSEEEDLVAESSDESKYATYTWTPGVDGGKTCDMTDGLDDEVYELAGCIDGVW
- a CDS encoding Tfp pilus assembly protein FimT/FimU, with translation MNYEGGYTLVELSVVVAVLGILGGLTISNVNKWMKHSHIDEAITVLNNSLVDCLQESRTGKDPNTISPSDNVIDNQRLEPINYEIKESNNTCANFLITPKNSEDKVRFEMGYQITIDGNATKIATLPDTQSAQSRCYRWGGKNCGATEEQLQALADAAQLAEDRKNCKDEFNTWLRDTPPNGGSGLSPFNRWDINTDPPSCSKETYAFEGEIVSNQKAVDEAQERKLGKICNNKIMSQKELKTTGIKNFEECGTQTFYFCEGSQKQSEEGMNVCLAEKDLLAKRNEELVCEKNREEARLGGYIGYYPPVEGPDSCGNEYWMCDTIQFSEESAFNKSPCADVKESTCGKTKTPEECLSECNPGHKSFIKMFCGYGFEGMKPMHKVCRDFNSCMCRED